Proteins from a genomic interval of Synechococcus sp. A15-28:
- a CDS encoding DNA-directed RNA polymerase subunit beta', whose protein sequence is MTSSSKSSKSRKSSKAAKDAAPALESASRPLSKTPPPFRNHIVDKRGLKQLVAWAYKNHGTAVTSSMADKLKDLGFRYATQAAVSISVNDLRVPEAKKALLGEAEEQVTATEERYRLGEITEVERHTKVIDTWTETNERLVDAVKKNFNQNAPLNSVWMMANSGARGNMSQVRQLVGMRGLMANPQGEIIDLPIRTNFREGLTVTEYVISSYGARKGLVDTALRTADSGYLTRRLVDVAQDVIVREDDCGTTRHIVVEAEDGRFGNRLVGRLTASQVVTAEGEVLAERDTEIDPPLSKRIEKAGVTAVSVRSPLTCEANRSVCRKCYGWALAHNELVDLGEAVGIIAAQSIGEPGTQLTMRTFHTGGVSTAETGVVRSVVEGTVEFSAKARVRPYRTPHGVNAQQAEVDFNLSIKPTGKGKTQKIEVTNGSLLFVENGQTIEADVTVAQIAAGAVKKSVEKATKDVICDLAGQVRYEEAIQPREVTDRQGNITLKAQRLGRMWVLAGDVYNLPPNAQPVVQGNTGVTEGQVLAEASQRSEYGGDVRLRDSIGDSREVQIVTTAMTLKDFKLLEESTHSGEIWNLEAKDGTRYRLNTIPGSKIGSGEVIAELADDRFRTGTGGLVKFAPGLAIKKARSAKNGYEVNKGGTLLWIPQETHEINKDISLLMITDGQWIEAGTEVVKDIFSQTAGIVTVTQKNDILREIIVRSGDFHLSSDSKALERFEGDGQMVNPGEEIAKGLSSEEMKYVQTVETPEGKGLLLRPVEEYTIPNEAQLPELSYVKQANGPHLGIKATQRLAFKDNELIKSVEGVELLKTQLILETFDTTPQMTVDVEKAPDKRAKTISRLRLVILESILVRRDTMSDSSHGSTHTELQVEDGISVKAGDVIATTQILCKQAGVAQLPEATEADPVRRLLVERPEDTTTLSTSGKPVVTVGQRIVDGELLADGEPSDCCGEVEGVDGNSVTLRLGRPYMVSPDSVLHVRDSDLVQRGDGLALLVFERQKTGDIVQGLPRIEELLEARRPRESAVLCKKPGTVEIKQGEDDESLMVTVIEADDAIGEYPILLGRNVMVSDGQQVTAGELLTDGPINPHELLECFFEDLRSRKPLMEAAQEAIANLQHRLVTEVQNVYKSQGVSIDDKHIEVIVRQMTSKVRVEDAGDTTLLPGELIELRQVEDTNQAMAITGGAPAEFTPVLLGITKASLNTDSFISAASFQETTRVLTEAAIEGKSDWLRGLKENVIIGRLIPAGTGFSGFEEELQKEAGPHPDILSEDPAGYRRMQNLRPDYTVEMPPAASSTAVLDDPSDADLEATRTRHNIDPNTSNFAAFARPDADNELKEEQVVDAEAVEGLQEEGLLSDD, encoded by the coding sequence ATGACCTCCTCCAGCAAATCCAGCAAGTCCCGCAAGTCCAGCAAGGCCGCCAAGGACGCGGCTCCTGCTCTTGAGAGCGCTTCCCGCCCCCTCAGCAAGACTCCGCCACCGTTCCGAAACCACATCGTCGATAAACGGGGGCTCAAGCAGCTGGTCGCCTGGGCTTACAAGAACCACGGCACGGCGGTCACCTCATCGATGGCCGACAAGCTCAAGGATCTCGGCTTCCGTTATGCCACCCAGGCGGCCGTTTCGATCTCTGTGAACGACCTCCGTGTTCCCGAGGCGAAAAAGGCCTTGCTGGGAGAAGCCGAAGAGCAGGTCACGGCCACGGAGGAGCGTTATCGGCTGGGTGAGATCACGGAGGTGGAGCGGCACACCAAGGTCATCGACACCTGGACCGAGACCAATGAGCGATTGGTGGATGCGGTCAAGAAGAACTTCAACCAGAACGCACCGTTGAATTCGGTCTGGATGATGGCCAACTCCGGCGCCAGGGGAAACATGTCCCAGGTGCGGCAGCTGGTGGGCATGCGGGGCCTGATGGCCAACCCCCAGGGCGAGATCATCGACCTTCCGATCCGCACCAACTTCCGCGAAGGCCTCACGGTCACGGAGTACGTCATCTCCTCCTACGGCGCCCGCAAAGGTCTGGTGGACACCGCTCTTCGCACCGCCGACTCGGGCTATCTGACCCGCCGTCTGGTGGACGTGGCTCAGGACGTCATCGTTCGCGAAGACGATTGCGGCACCACGCGCCACATCGTGGTGGAGGCTGAGGATGGCCGCTTCGGCAATCGCCTGGTCGGCCGCCTCACGGCATCCCAGGTGGTGACTGCTGAGGGTGAGGTGCTGGCGGAGCGGGATACCGAAATCGATCCACCCCTGTCCAAACGCATCGAAAAGGCCGGTGTCACCGCGGTGAGCGTCCGCTCTCCTCTCACCTGCGAGGCCAACCGTTCCGTCTGCCGTAAGTGCTACGGCTGGGCCCTGGCCCACAACGAACTGGTCGACCTCGGCGAAGCCGTTGGCATCATTGCCGCCCAGTCCATCGGTGAGCCCGGTACGCAGCTCACCATGCGCACCTTCCACACCGGTGGTGTGTCCACGGCCGAGACCGGTGTGGTGCGTTCCGTTGTGGAAGGCACCGTTGAGTTCTCGGCCAAGGCCAGGGTTCGCCCCTACCGCACGCCCCATGGCGTCAATGCCCAACAGGCCGAGGTTGACTTCAACCTCTCCATCAAGCCCACTGGAAAAGGCAAGACCCAGAAAATTGAGGTCACCAACGGTTCACTGCTGTTTGTTGAGAACGGTCAGACCATCGAGGCTGATGTGACCGTTGCTCAGATCGCCGCTGGTGCGGTGAAGAAGAGCGTTGAGAAAGCCACCAAGGACGTGATCTGCGATCTGGCCGGTCAGGTGCGTTACGAGGAGGCGATCCAACCCCGGGAGGTCACCGACCGTCAGGGCAACATCACCCTCAAGGCGCAGCGTCTGGGCCGGATGTGGGTGCTGGCTGGTGATGTCTACAACCTGCCGCCCAACGCCCAGCCTGTCGTTCAGGGCAACACGGGGGTCACCGAGGGGCAGGTCCTGGCGGAAGCCAGTCAGCGCAGTGAGTACGGCGGTGATGTGCGCTTGCGCGACTCCATCGGCGATTCCCGTGAGGTACAGATCGTCACCACGGCGATGACCCTCAAGGATTTCAAGCTGCTGGAGGAGTCCACCCACTCCGGTGAGATCTGGAATCTGGAAGCCAAGGACGGCACCCGCTACCGGTTGAACACAATCCCTGGCAGCAAGATCGGCTCCGGTGAGGTGATCGCTGAGCTGGCCGATGACCGTTTCCGCACTGGAACCGGCGGTCTGGTCAAGTTCGCTCCAGGTCTGGCGATCAAGAAGGCCCGCTCCGCCAAGAACGGCTACGAGGTCAACAAGGGCGGCACCCTGCTCTGGATCCCCCAGGAAACCCACGAGATCAACAAGGACATCTCCTTGCTGATGATCACCGACGGGCAGTGGATCGAAGCAGGCACGGAGGTGGTGAAGGACATCTTCAGCCAGACCGCCGGCATCGTCACCGTCACTCAGAAAAACGACATCCTGCGCGAGATCATCGTCCGCAGTGGTGATTTCCACCTCAGCTCCGACAGCAAAGCCCTGGAGCGTTTCGAGGGTGATGGCCAGATGGTGAACCCCGGTGAGGAAATCGCCAAGGGGCTCAGCAGCGAGGAGATGAAGTACGTCCAGACCGTGGAGACCCCTGAGGGCAAAGGTCTGCTGCTGCGTCCCGTCGAGGAATACACCATCCCCAACGAGGCGCAACTGCCTGAGCTGTCCTATGTGAAGCAGGCCAATGGCCCTCACCTGGGCATCAAGGCCACCCAGCGCCTGGCCTTCAAGGACAACGAACTGATCAAGTCCGTTGAGGGTGTTGAACTGCTCAAGACCCAGCTGATCCTGGAGACCTTCGACACCACGCCTCAGATGACCGTGGACGTGGAAAAGGCCCCGGACAAACGGGCCAAGACCATCTCCCGTCTGCGTCTGGTGATCCTCGAGTCGATCCTGGTGCGTCGCGACACCATGTCCGACTCCAGCCATGGCTCCACCCACACCGAGCTGCAGGTGGAAGACGGCATCTCGGTCAAGGCTGGGGATGTGATCGCCACCACCCAGATCCTGTGCAAGCAGGCGGGTGTTGCGCAGTTGCCTGAAGCCACCGAGGCCGACCCTGTCCGTCGTCTGCTCGTCGAGCGTCCTGAGGACACCACCACCCTGAGCACCTCCGGCAAACCGGTGGTCACCGTTGGTCAACGCATCGTCGATGGCGAACTGCTGGCCGATGGCGAGCCGTCCGACTGCTGCGGTGAGGTGGAAGGCGTTGACGGCAACAGCGTGACCCTGCGTCTGGGCCGTCCATACATGGTGTCGCCCGACTCTGTCCTGCACGTCCGTGACAGCGATCTGGTTCAGCGCGGTGATGGTTTGGCCCTGCTGGTGTTTGAACGCCAGAAGACCGGCGACATCGTTCAGGGTCTGCCCCGAATCGAGGAACTGCTGGAAGCCCGGCGTCCGCGTGAGTCGGCAGTGCTCTGCAAGAAGCCCGGCACGGTGGAGATCAAGCAGGGTGAGGACGACGAGTCGCTCATGGTCACCGTCATCGAGGCCGATGACGCCATCGGTGAGTACCCGATTCTTCTGGGTCGCAACGTGATGGTCAGCGATGGCCAGCAGGTCACCGCCGGCGAGCTGCTGACCGATGGTCCGATCAACCCACACGAGTTGCTCGAGTGCTTCTTTGAAGATCTCCGCAGCCGCAAGCCGCTGATGGAAGCGGCTCAGGAAGCGATCGCCAATCTGCAGCACCGTCTGGTGACCGAGGTGCAGAACGTTTACAAGTCCCAGGGCGTGTCGATCGACGACAAGCACATTGAGGTGATAGTCCGCCAGATGACCAGCAAGGTGCGGGTCGAGGACGCCGGTGACACCACCCTGCTGCCCGGTGAGCTGATCGAACTGCGTCAGGTGGAGGACACCAACCAGGCCATGGCGATCACCGGTGGCGCTCCCGCCGAGTTCACCCCGGTGCTCCTGGGGATCACCAAGGCCTCGCTCAACACCGACAGCTTCATCTCCGCTGCCTCCTTCCAGGAGACCACGCGTGTGCTTACGGAAGCTGCCATCGAAGGCAAGAGCGACTGGCTGCGGGGCCTCAAGGAGAACGTGATCATCGGTCGCCTGATCCCTGCAGGCACCGGCTTCAGTGGCTTCGAAGAGGAGCTCCAGAAGGAGGCCGGCCCTCACCCGGACATCCTCTCGGAGGATCCCGCCGGTTACCGCCGCATGCAGAACCTCCGTCCCGATTACACGGTGGAGATGCCTCCGGCTGCCAGCTCCACGGCAGTTCTGGACGACCCCAGCGATGCGGATCTTGAAGCAACCCGCACCCGTCACAACATCGACCCCAACACCAGCAACTTCGCAGCGTTCGCTCGCCCGGACGCCGACAATGAGCTGAAGGAGGAGCAGGTCGTTGACGCTGAAGCCGTTGAAGGGCTTCAGGAAGAGGGTCTGCTTTCTGATGACTGA
- a CDS encoding high light inducible protein → MLEPTDIPQRRLPRFGFHGHTEKLNGRAAMLGFIALLVVEIKLGHGLLIW, encoded by the coding sequence ATGCTTGAGCCCACCGACATCCCCCAGCGTCGTCTGCCGCGATTTGGCTTCCACGGTCACACCGAAAAGCTCAACGGGCGTGCTGCCATGCTCGGCTTCATCGCTTTGCTGGTGGTGGAGATCAAGCTGGGCCATGGTCTCCTGATCTGGTGA
- the rlmN gene encoding 23S rRNA (adenine(2503)-C(2))-methyltransferase RlmN: MSRMLLGRSAVELESWAVAQGQKPFRGRQLHDWLYAKGARSLADITVLPKAWRASLKAEGVEVGRLKEVHRSVAADATTKLLLSTDDGETIETVGIPTDQRLTVCVSSQVGCPMACRFCATGKGGLQRSLRTHEIVDQVLSVREVMDRRPSHIVFMGMGEPLLNSQAVLDAIRCLNDDLGIGQRRITVSTVGVPKTLPQLAELALDTLGRAQFTLAVSLHAPNQALREELIPTAHAYPYEALLEDCRHYLAVTGRRVSFEYILLGGLNDAPEHAAELADRVGGFQSHVNLIAYNPIEEEEFQRPTRSRIETFQRVLERRGVAVSLRASRGLDQNAACGQLRRQRQGS, from the coding sequence GTGAGCCGGATGTTGCTCGGCCGCAGCGCGGTCGAGCTGGAGAGCTGGGCGGTTGCTCAGGGGCAGAAGCCCTTTCGTGGGCGGCAGCTCCATGACTGGCTCTATGCCAAGGGGGCCCGATCCCTGGCGGACATCACCGTGCTCCCCAAGGCCTGGCGGGCATCCCTCAAGGCGGAAGGGGTTGAGGTGGGCCGCCTCAAGGAGGTGCACCGTTCAGTCGCAGCCGATGCCACAACGAAATTGCTGTTGTCCACCGATGACGGCGAGACGATTGAAACTGTCGGAATTCCCACCGATCAACGACTCACGGTGTGTGTCTCAAGCCAGGTGGGGTGTCCGATGGCCTGCCGTTTCTGCGCGACGGGCAAAGGCGGCCTGCAACGCTCTCTGCGGACCCACGAAATTGTTGATCAGGTGCTGAGTGTGCGGGAGGTGATGGACCGCCGCCCCTCCCACATCGTGTTCATGGGCATGGGGGAGCCACTCCTCAACAGCCAGGCGGTTCTGGATGCCATCCGCTGCCTCAACGACGACCTTGGGATCGGTCAACGTCGCATCACGGTGAGCACCGTTGGTGTTCCGAAAACGCTTCCACAACTCGCAGAACTGGCTCTGGACACCCTGGGTCGAGCCCAGTTCACCCTGGCGGTGAGCCTTCATGCCCCCAACCAAGCCCTGCGGGAAGAGCTCATCCCCACGGCTCATGCCTATCCCTATGAGGCCTTGCTGGAGGACTGTCGTCACTACCTGGCCGTCACCGGCCGTCGCGTCAGTTTTGAGTACATCCTTCTTGGCGGTTTGAACGATGCCCCCGAGCACGCCGCCGAACTGGCGGACCGGGTGGGGGGCTTCCAGAGCCACGTGAACCTGATCGCCTACAACCCAATTGAGGAGGAGGAGTTTCAACGCCCCACCCGCTCCAGAATTGAGACCTTCCAGCGTGTGCTCGAGCGTCGTGGTGTGGCCGTCAGTCTGCGAGCCAGCCGCGGCCTGGATCAGAACGCTGCCTGCGGTCAGTTACGGCGTCAACGTCAGGGGAGCTGA
- a CDS encoding sulfotransferase family protein, whose product MKGKGFIYIPHHKLVYARVPKCANTSIKTALSELIQAVPTTNPRTERALEPTNDRFWKNCTTEAKFLKSEKYTALRKKVFCFTFIREPLQRLHSCYREKVLRPSVFPAMKRLGYDKTMSFSEFVELTCSLSLDAMDVHTQPQTFLISDSKGKLPDFIGCIESMRTDWQRLNEQMLQRDIPISRELPHLNSSRKGESNQSQSIRLLERVQRQFEMTYGLDIQLHQKLTAAQLP is encoded by the coding sequence GTGAAAGGGAAAGGCTTTATTTACATCCCCCATCACAAGCTCGTCTATGCACGAGTCCCAAAGTGCGCAAACACATCGATCAAAACAGCTCTATCTGAACTCATACAAGCAGTACCAACGACCAATCCACGCACTGAACGAGCACTGGAACCAACAAACGATCGCTTCTGGAAAAACTGCACCACAGAAGCAAAATTTTTAAAATCTGAAAAATACACAGCCCTTCGCAAAAAAGTTTTTTGCTTTACATTCATCCGAGAACCACTACAAAGACTTCACTCTTGTTATCGAGAAAAGGTTCTGCGTCCATCGGTCTTTCCGGCGATGAAGCGTCTTGGATATGACAAGACCATGAGCTTCAGTGAATTTGTTGAGCTCACGTGCAGCCTGAGCCTTGATGCGATGGATGTTCATACCCAACCGCAGACTTTCCTGATCAGCGACTCAAAAGGAAAGCTTCCCGACTTCATCGGCTGCATCGAATCTATGAGGACAGACTGGCAGCGCCTAAACGAGCAGATGTTGCAACGTGATATTCCCATAAGCCGAGAACTCCCCCACCTCAACAGCAGTCGAAAGGGAGAGAGCAATCAATCTCAATCCATTCGACTGCTCGAACGGGTGCAACGCCAATTCGAAATGACCTACGGACTCGACATCCAGCTCCATCAAAAGCTCACCGCCGCTCAGCTCCCCTGA
- a CDS encoding sodium:solute symporter family protein: protein MAPIDWALLGAYLVLTLVLGLWLARRNSGEEDYFVAGRRLSGWLAGASMAATTFSIDTPLYVAGLIGSRGLAGNWEWWSFGLAHVAMAVVFAPLWRRSGVLTDAAFTELRYGGSAAAWLRGVKAFLLALPVNCIGIGYAFLALRKVVEALGIVTGAPAAFGVPDTLWLLAVVALMVLAYTVAGGLWAVVVTDLVQLVLALLGALAVAIAALHAAGGMGGLLDQLEGMNRPELLSLVPWSIEDGGVHWLEGAGISVPMFLAYIAIQWWSFRRSDGGGEFIQRMLATRDEQQARLAGWVFLVVNYLVRSWLWVVVALAALVLLPDQGDWELSYPALAVQLLPPVALGLVVVSLVAAFMSTVSTSVNWGASYLTHDLYQRFIRPRAGSGELLLVGQLTTVLLLMLGVVTALISDSIGTVFRLVIAIGSGPGVVLVLRWFWWRVNAAAELAAMLCGFVVGLLTSVLPVVRIEDYGLRLAVITGVSAVVWLSAMLLTPPESEAVLETFIRKVQPPGPGWARLRQRFQVEPQESLSTLLARFVWSCGVLFGGLIGIGGFLLHQQFNGWGGLAVLVGSWLLLRRLPQQNGARIV, encoded by the coding sequence ATGGCACCGATCGACTGGGCACTGCTCGGGGCCTATCTGGTTCTGACGCTGGTGCTGGGGCTGTGGCTGGCCCGTCGCAACAGCGGTGAGGAGGACTACTTCGTTGCCGGTCGTCGTCTCAGTGGCTGGCTGGCTGGTGCATCGATGGCTGCGACGACGTTCTCCATCGACACCCCTCTCTATGTGGCGGGGTTGATCGGCAGCCGTGGACTGGCGGGGAACTGGGAGTGGTGGAGCTTTGGCCTGGCCCATGTGGCCATGGCTGTGGTGTTCGCGCCGTTGTGGCGTCGCAGTGGCGTGCTCACCGATGCGGCGTTCACGGAACTTCGTTACGGAGGCTCTGCCGCAGCCTGGTTGCGGGGGGTCAAGGCGTTCCTACTGGCTCTGCCGGTGAACTGCATCGGCATCGGCTATGCCTTTCTGGCCTTGCGCAAAGTGGTGGAAGCGCTGGGCATCGTCACCGGCGCGCCCGCGGCCTTCGGCGTGCCTGACACGTTGTGGCTCCTGGCCGTGGTGGCCTTGATGGTGCTGGCTTACACCGTGGCTGGTGGTCTCTGGGCCGTGGTGGTGACGGATCTGGTGCAGCTGGTGCTGGCGTTGCTCGGGGCCCTCGCCGTCGCCATTGCTGCGTTGCATGCCGCTGGCGGTATGGGAGGGCTGCTGGATCAGCTGGAGGGCATGAACCGCCCGGAGCTGCTGTCTCTCGTTCCCTGGTCCATCGAAGACGGCGGGGTGCATTGGTTGGAGGGAGCCGGCATCTCGGTTCCGATGTTCCTGGCCTACATCGCTATTCAGTGGTGGAGTTTCCGCCGCAGTGACGGTGGTGGTGAATTCATTCAACGCATGCTCGCCACCCGTGATGAACAGCAGGCGCGGTTGGCGGGTTGGGTTTTTCTGGTGGTGAATTATCTGGTGCGCAGCTGGCTGTGGGTGGTGGTGGCCCTGGCGGCGCTGGTGCTGCTTCCCGATCAGGGGGACTGGGAGTTGAGCTACCCCGCCTTGGCGGTGCAGCTGCTGCCTCCGGTGGCGTTGGGATTGGTGGTGGTGTCGCTGGTGGCAGCCTTCATGAGCACGGTGAGCACATCGGTGAACTGGGGGGCCAGCTACCTCACCCATGACCTCTACCAACGCTTCATCCGCCCGAGGGCTGGTTCTGGTGAGCTGCTGCTGGTGGGGCAGCTCACCACGGTTTTGCTGCTCATGCTGGGCGTGGTCACGGCCTTGATCAGCGACAGCATCGGCACCGTGTTCCGTCTTGTGATCGCCATCGGGTCCGGGCCTGGCGTCGTGTTGGTGTTGCGCTGGTTCTGGTGGCGGGTGAATGCGGCGGCGGAACTGGCGGCCATGCTCTGCGGTTTCGTCGTCGGTTTGCTCACCTCGGTGCTGCCCGTTGTGAGAATTGAGGATTACGGCCTGCGGCTGGCGGTGATCACTGGCGTTTCAGCGGTGGTGTGGCTGAGCGCCATGCTGCTCACCCCGCCGGAATCGGAGGCGGTGCTGGAAACCTTCATCCGTAAGGTGCAGCCACCCGGCCCCGGTTGGGCTCGGTTGCGGCAGCGCTTCCAGGTGGAGCCGCAGGAGAGCCTGTCAACGTTGCTGGCCCGGTTTGTGTGGTCCTGTGGGGTGTTGTTCGGTGGATTGATCGGAATCGGAGGATTTCTGCTGCATCAGCAGTTCAACGGTTGGGGCGGACTGGCGGTTCTTGTGGGCTCATGGCTGCTGTTGCGCCGCCTTCCCCAGCAGAATGGCGCTCGCATCGTCTGA
- a CDS encoding HEAT repeat domain-containing protein, whose amino-acid sequence MSESDARQRDHGMSGLSVDPDLLAEELAAEQDIDPLDAIEAEGSPLDSQGVARACDQGLVWLEQGHDQRLQGLRIFCEHRDPRAVPLLLSLLTRPCPVERMSAVYALGRNPSPPAVDPLLSLLQSDGNAYVRKATAWSLGNYPDAPILNPLIRALQTDVPAVRIWCPGSLAEAGSRSPAKADPAASQLLVSLAIDSEPVVRSNCIWALGRLYEQLVAPRQLELVEALVSALLQDEEASVRDEARTALEQLEDPAVLARLQTLIDEGFLS is encoded by the coding sequence ATGAGCGAAAGCGACGCCCGGCAACGTGATCATGGGATGTCCGGACTCTCCGTCGATCCGGATTTACTGGCCGAGGAACTCGCGGCCGAACAGGACATCGACCCCCTTGATGCGATCGAGGCCGAAGGGTCTCCATTGGACTCTCAGGGTGTTGCGCGCGCCTGTGATCAAGGTCTGGTCTGGCTCGAGCAGGGTCATGACCAGCGTCTTCAGGGGCTGAGAATTTTCTGCGAACACCGTGATCCCCGGGCTGTTCCGCTGCTGCTCAGCCTGTTGACGCGCCCCTGCCCGGTGGAACGGATGAGCGCTGTCTATGCCCTCGGCCGCAATCCGTCCCCGCCGGCTGTCGACCCCCTGCTGAGCCTGCTGCAGTCAGACGGCAATGCCTACGTTCGTAAGGCCACGGCCTGGAGCCTGGGGAATTATCCCGATGCTCCAATTCTCAATCCGTTGATCCGAGCGCTGCAGACCGACGTGCCCGCGGTGCGGATCTGGTGTCCGGGGTCCCTCGCTGAAGCGGGGAGCCGCTCTCCGGCCAAGGCCGATCCGGCAGCCAGTCAATTGCTGGTCAGCCTGGCCATCGACAGCGAACCTGTGGTGCGCAGCAATTGCATCTGGGCCCTTGGGCGTCTTTACGAGCAATTGGTTGCTCCCAGGCAGTTGGAGCTGGTGGAGGCGCTTGTGTCGGCTCTGCTCCAAGACGAGGAAGCGTCGGTGCGGGATGAAGCGCGCACTGCCCTCGAGCAGCTGGAAGATCCAGCCGTTCTTGCTCGGCTGCAGACCTTGATTGATGAAGGTTTCCTGAGCTGA
- a CDS encoding DUF2997 domain-containing protein, whose translation MPQRTVRFTIRPDGRVEELLEGVSGEACQQLTERLEAALGTVERREFTAEAFQQPEFQSQPLPNHLH comes from the coding sequence ATGCCTCAACGCACCGTTCGTTTCACGATTCGACCGGATGGTCGTGTGGAAGAACTGTTGGAAGGTGTGTCCGGAGAGGCGTGTCAACAGCTCACTGAGCGTCTGGAAGCTGCCCTAGGAACGGTTGAACGACGGGAATTCACCGCCGAAGCCTTCCAGCAGCCCGAGTTCCAGTCCCAGCCCCTACCGAATCACCTGCACTGA
- a CDS encoding DUF1257 domain-containing protein, producing MSHFSTVKTELRQLEPLVQALEDLGFKPDQGEQPVRGYRGQTVTADLAVSMDHGGDLGFRWNAQTGAYELVTDLDLWKQTIPVERFLSKLTQRYALNTVLRASDSEGFQVAEQQVKQDGSIELVVTRWDA from the coding sequence ATGTCGCACTTCAGCACCGTTAAAACCGAACTGCGTCAGCTCGAGCCTCTCGTGCAGGCCCTGGAGGATCTTGGCTTCAAGCCTGATCAAGGTGAACAACCCGTGCGCGGCTATCGCGGACAGACCGTGACCGCGGATCTCGCCGTTTCAATGGATCATGGTGGTGACCTCGGATTTCGTTGGAACGCCCAGACCGGCGCCTACGAACTGGTCACTGACCTTGATCTCTGGAAGCAGACCATCCCCGTCGAACGGTTTCTCTCCAAGCTGACCCAGCGCTACGCCCTCAACACGGTCCTCAGGGCCAGCGACTCGGAGGGTTTCCAGGTGGCTGAGCAACAGGTCAAACAGGATGGCTCCATCGAACTCGTGGTGACCCGCTGGGACGCCTGA
- a CDS encoding ferredoxin has product MDPSLAFSASTDQPIERSGCEPRLGGELRERAVWVDESICIGCRYCAHVAGNTFVVEPHLGRSRAIRQDGDSTECIQEAIDTCPVDCIHWVPFEELDTLRSDLIRQDLQPRPRG; this is encoded by the coding sequence ATGGATCCCTCGCTCGCGTTTTCGGCGTCAACCGACCAACCGATCGAACGTTCTGGATGTGAGCCACGGCTAGGGGGGGAGCTTCGCGAACGAGCGGTTTGGGTGGACGAATCCATCTGCATCGGTTGCCGCTACTGCGCCCACGTTGCGGGGAATACGTTTGTTGTGGAGCCTCATCTCGGTCGCTCCAGAGCGATTCGTCAGGATGGTGACAGCACGGAATGCATTCAGGAAGCCATCGACACCTGTCCTGTTGATTGCATCCATTGGGTGCCTTTTGAGGAACTCGACACGCTGCGCAGCGACCTGATTCGCCAGGATCTGCAACCACGCCCCAGGGGTTGA